In a single window of the Chloroflexota bacterium genome:
- a CDS encoding MarC family protein: MAAFWDSLLVSFVPLFVAIDAVGTLPAVIRLSEGMGRRERLRLVNVAIFTASAVGLVFLLLGRAILRLLAISVGHFAVAGGLLLLAFSVRDLVMGKMVDEPSKEEMVAVVPIGTPLTVGPATLTTLFLLSDQYSLPLVLLAFALNMAAAWLIFLQASAIASFLGRGGLRAVSKVASLLLAAIGVRMIFRGIELVLG, from the coding sequence GTGGCAGCGTTCTGGGATTCCCTGCTCGTGAGCTTTGTCCCCCTATTTGTGGCCATTGATGCCGTGGGCACCTTGCCGGCGGTCATCAGGCTCTCCGAGGGGATGGGGCGGAGGGAACGCCTCCGCCTGGTGAATGTGGCCATCTTTACCGCATCGGCTGTGGGGCTGGTTTTTCTCCTCCTGGGCCGGGCCATCCTCAGACTCCTGGCAATCTCGGTGGGCCATTTTGCGGTGGCCGGGGGGCTTTTGCTCCTGGCCTTCTCCGTCCGGGACCTGGTGATGGGCAAGATGGTGGACGAGCCCTCAAAGGAAGAGATGGTGGCGGTGGTGCCTATTGGCACGCCCCTCACCGTGGGACCCGCTACCCTCACCACCCTTTTCCTCTTGAGCGACCAGTACTCCCTGCCCCTAGTGCTCCTGGCCTTTGCCCTGAACATGGCGGCGGCCTGGCTTATCTTCCTTCAGGCCAGCGCGATTGCCAGCTTTCTGGGCCGGGGGGGGTTGAGGGCGGTATCCAAGGTGGCCAGCCTCCTCTTGGCCGCCATCGGGGTGCGGATGATCTTCCGCGGGATTGAGCTGGTGCTGGGGTAA
- a CDS encoding FMN-binding glutamate synthase family protein produces MTLNRANASVATLTTNRVAPSPSGICVTCIDGCPGYCEVGRSAVKGRAVMYPQPFGKVIAGSEKEFPVDFSHFNIQGSCVGAVGAAADSDKALFPNVDVSTKVGGKDKLKLRVPFFSGAMGSTEIARVNWEGCAVGAAIAGTMVVIGENVCAMDPQAEIKSGRIVRSPEMERRIKTFKDWYDGYGAVVAQFNVEDGRLGVPEYVAEKLGVEVIEIKWGQGAKDIGGEVKLPSLERALQLKKRGYIVLPDPEDHSVQEAFKTGGFREFERHSRLGMVDAGGFVKSVEHLRNAGAKYVFLKTGAYRPRDLALAVKCASEARIDLLTVDGSGGGTGMSPWRMMNEWGVPTVYLESLLYDYLGRLAKKGAFVPDCAIAGGLCLEDHVFKAIAMGAPYVKGVCLGRATMLAGMVGGTHGRFVAGKNGDNPEERQAGLLRVFAGAAQLKEKYGKDFVRIPPAAMGIYTYYDRLATGLQQLMAGARKFALPHLERSDLMALTREAAEVSGIPYVMDADRDEVGRILGG; encoded by the coding sequence GTGACTCTGAACCGGGCCAATGCCAGCGTTGCCACCCTCACCACGAACCGGGTGGCGCCCTCTCCCTCGGGCATATGTGTCACCTGTATTGATGGCTGTCCGGGCTACTGTGAGGTGGGCCGGTCGGCGGTCAAGGGCAGGGCGGTGATGTACCCCCAGCCCTTCGGCAAGGTCATCGCCGGGTCGGAGAAGGAATTCCCCGTCGACTTCTCCCACTTCAACATCCAGGGGAGCTGCGTGGGGGCAGTGGGGGCGGCTGCGGACTCCGACAAGGCCCTCTTCCCCAACGTGGACGTCTCCACGAAGGTCGGGGGAAAGGACAAACTCAAGCTGCGGGTGCCCTTCTTCTCCGGGGCCATGGGCTCCACCGAGATAGCCCGGGTGAACTGGGAGGGCTGCGCTGTGGGGGCCGCCATCGCCGGCACCATGGTGGTGATAGGAGAGAACGTCTGCGCGATGGACCCTCAGGCCGAGATTAAGAGCGGCCGCATAGTCCGCTCCCCGGAGATGGAGAGGCGTATAAAGACCTTCAAGGACTGGTACGACGGCTACGGCGCCGTGGTGGCGCAGTTCAACGTGGAGGACGGGCGGCTCGGGGTGCCGGAGTATGTCGCCGAGAAGCTGGGGGTGGAGGTCATAGAGATCAAGTGGGGGCAGGGCGCCAAAGATATTGGCGGTGAGGTGAAGCTCCCCAGCCTGGAGAGAGCCCTCCAGCTCAAGAAGCGGGGCTATATTGTCCTCCCCGACCCGGAAGACCACTCGGTCCAGGAGGCCTTCAAGACTGGAGGCTTCCGGGAGTTCGAGAGGCATTCCCGGCTGGGGATGGTGGATGCGGGGGGCTTTGTGAAATCCGTGGAGCACCTGAGGAACGCGGGCGCGAAGTACGTTTTCCTCAAGACGGGGGCCTACCGTCCCCGGGACCTGGCCCTGGCGGTGAAGTGCGCCTCCGAGGCCAGGATTGACCTGCTGACGGTTGACGGCTCGGGGGGAGGCACCGGCATGAGCCCGTGGCGGATGATGAACGAGTGGGGCGTGCCCACGGTGTACCTGGAATCCCTGCTCTACGACTACCTGGGCAGGCTGGCTAAGAAGGGGGCCTTTGTCCCCGACTGTGCCATCGCCGGGGGGCTCTGCCTGGAAGACCACGTCTTCAAAGCGATCGCGATGGGCGCCCCCTACGTGAAGGGGGTGTGCCTTGGCCGGGCCACGATGCTGGCGGGGATGGTGGGGGGCACGCATGGCCGCTTTGTCGCCGGGAAGAATGGGGACAACCCTGAGGAGCGCCAGGCGGGCCTGCTCAGGGTCTTTGCCGGGGCGGCCCAGCTCAAGGAGAAATACGGCAAGGACTTCGTCCGCATACCACCGGCCGCCATGGGCATTTACACCTACTATGACCGGTTGGCCACTGGCCTCCAGCAGCTCATGGCCGGGGCCCGAAAGTTTGCCCTGCCCCATCTGGAGCGCAGTGACCTTATGGCCCTCACCCGGGAGGCTGCTGAAGTCTCCGGTATCCCCTATGTTATGGATGCCGACAGGGATGAGGTAGGCAGGATTCTGGGAGGATAG
- a CDS encoding histone deacetylase has translation MKVGLVYDPIYLEHDTGTHPENPRRLKAVMELLKKDGLLSRLHMLSPRKATTEELALAHSAEHIQRVEATARRGGGWADADTMVSPRSYEVALYAAGGVLRGLEAVMGGEVDSAFCLVRPPGHHASFWQGGGFCLFNNLAIAAKYALNHWVQRLLIVDFDVHHGNGTQDLFYTDPNVLYFSTHQVPLYPGTGSLEERGAREGEGITINIPLPPGCGDEEFLRAFQEVLLPAAKRFVPELILVSAGYDAHWRDQIAGMNLSVKGYARIAKLLKDMARDLCQGKLLFALEGGYDLEALASSVAATLRVLLGEEDPPDPLGPPPSYQPPSISALLQIIKARNGL, from the coding sequence ATGAAGGTCGGGCTGGTCTATGACCCTATCTACCTGGAGCATGATACCGGAACCCATCCGGAGAACCCCCGCCGCTTGAAGGCGGTGATGGAACTCCTGAAAAAGGATGGGCTCCTTTCCCGGCTCCACATGCTCTCCCCCAGGAAGGCCACCACCGAGGAGCTGGCCCTGGCCCACTCCGCGGAGCACATCCAGCGGGTGGAGGCCACGGCCCGGAGAGGCGGGGGCTGGGCGGATGCGGACACCATGGTTTCCCCTCGTTCTTACGAGGTGGCCCTCTACGCCGCCGGAGGAGTCCTGCGGGGGCTGGAGGCGGTGATGGGCGGAGAGGTGGACTCGGCCTTCTGTCTGGTAAGGCCCCCCGGCCACCACGCCTCCTTCTGGCAGGGGGGCGGCTTCTGCCTCTTTAACAACCTGGCCATCGCGGCAAAGTATGCCCTCAACCACTGGGTCCAGAGGCTCCTCATCGTGGACTTTGATGTCCACCACGGCAACGGCACCCAGGACCTCTTCTACACTGACCCCAATGTCCTCTATTTTTCCACCCACCAGGTACCCCTCTACCCCGGCACCGGCTCCCTGGAGGAGAGGGGTGCCCGCGAGGGGGAGGGGATTACCATCAATATCCCCCTACCCCCCGGCTGCGGGGATGAGGAGTTCCTCCGGGCCTTCCAGGAGGTCCTCCTGCCCGCCGCCAAACGCTTCGTGCCCGAGCTCATTCTGGTCTCCGCCGGCTACGATGCCCACTGGCGGGACCAAATTGCCGGCATGAACCTTTCGGTCAAGGGCTACGCCCGCATTGCCAAGTTGCTCAAGGATATGGCCCGGGACCTGTGCCAGGGGAAGCTCCTCTTCGCCCTGGAGGGGGGCTATGACCTGGAGGCCCTGGCCTCTTCGGTGGCTGCCACCCTGCGGGTGCTCCTGGGGGAAGAGGACCCCCCCGACCCCCTCGGCCCCCCTCCCAGCTACCAGCCCCCCTCTATATCTGCCCTGCTCCAGATAATCAAGGCCAGGAACGGGCTGTAG
- a CDS encoding cation diffusion facilitator family transporter has protein sequence MTPARAAGLSVLSNAFVIGIELTAGLVTGSVAILAGAANSLLDLMAALVAFFGLRFAYQPPDSGHPFGHGKAENVAAFVEGLLILVGAGWVIYEAVQRLLRGAQLQFLEVGMGVMLFSVLTNLVVSRFLYRMARQHDSLALEADARHLTADIYTSLGVVVGLGAVRLTGFELLDPLIALGVAVLILKSAWEVGRKSFPGLVDARLPAEEERVITQTIVEHYQEFIDFHQLRTRHSGKTHHVELHLVLSGRMSLEEAHRLCDHLEADIQARLPDTSVIIHCEPPLEEPPPPRVQTGSP, from the coding sequence ATGACCCCTGCCCGGGCAGCCGGCCTATCCGTCCTGTCCAACGCCTTTGTCATTGGCATTGAGCTTACGGCGGGGCTGGTCACGGGCTCGGTGGCCATCCTTGCGGGGGCGGCGAATAGTCTGCTGGACCTCATGGCGGCCCTGGTGGCCTTCTTTGGCCTGCGGTTTGCCTACCAGCCACCGGACTCGGGCCATCCCTTCGGTCACGGCAAGGCCGAGAACGTCGCCGCCTTCGTGGAAGGGCTGCTCATCCTGGTGGGGGCAGGGTGGGTCATCTACGAGGCGGTGCAGAGGCTCCTGAGAGGGGCGCAGTTGCAGTTCCTGGAGGTGGGGATGGGAGTGATGCTCTTCTCCGTGCTGACAAATCTGGTGGTCTCCCGCTTCCTCTACCGCATGGCTCGCCAGCACGATTCCCTGGCCCTTGAGGCCGATGCCCGCCACCTCACTGCCGATATCTATACCTCGCTGGGGGTGGTGGTCGGGCTCGGGGCCGTCCGACTCACGGGCTTTGAGCTCCTGGACCCGCTGATTGCCCTGGGAGTAGCCGTCCTCATCCTCAAGTCAGCCTGGGAGGTGGGTAGGAAGTCCTTCCCTGGCCTGGTTGACGCTCGCTTGCCCGCCGAGGAGGAGAGGGTCATTACCCAGACAATCGTCGAGCATTACCAGGAGTTCATTGACTTCCACCAGCTGCGCACGCGCCACTCGGGCAAGACTCACCACGTGGAGCTACATCTGGTCCTGTCGGGGAGGATGAGCCTGGAAGAAGCCCACCGGCTGTGCGACCACCTGGAAGCTGATATCCAGGCGCGTTTGCCCGACACCTCGGTGATTATCCACTGCGAGCCGCCCCTGGAAGAGCCCCCCCCGCCCCGCGTCCAGACCGGCTCCCCGTGA
- a CDS encoding HD domain-containing protein has product MVKLEPLFLQGKLAAFLRREGKVYLVGGYVRDLMLGRETRDIDIAVEGSALEVARRAAAALGGSFVPLDQERGIARVVGEGFSLDFASLKGEISRDLAGRDFTVDAIALTLDGQVVDPFGGREDLEDRLIRALGERAFEEDPARLLRAVRLAVELGFEIDGRTQGWISSHAGELRRVAGERSREELMRLLSLPGAREGVGLLDRLGLLLVLFPELGEEKGVVQPPEHYWDVYRHSLAAVGAVGFLLRQGNGWPEEALAEEPWGPFLEGHFGGLLGGFPRSSHLKLTALLHDIGKPRKRTEEGGRIRFIGHAQEGAEMLQAVMERLRFSRRETELVQTMVIHHLRPAQMGRDGEPPTRRAIYRYFRDTGEAGIDTLFLSLADHLATRGPLLDMAEWRRHAQATAFALEEHLRSLREVPPPKLIDGCDIMELFHLPPGPIIGELLEGLREAQAAGEVSTREEALAWVEKQLKKEGS; this is encoded by the coding sequence ATGGTCAAGCTAGAGCCCTTGTTTCTCCAGGGAAAGCTGGCGGCTTTTCTCCGCCGGGAAGGGAAGGTCTATCTGGTGGGGGGGTATGTCCGGGACCTGATGCTGGGCCGCGAGACCAGGGATATTGATATCGCGGTGGAGGGGTCGGCCCTGGAGGTGGCCCGGAGGGCGGCGGCTGCCCTGGGGGGCAGTTTTGTCCCCCTGGACCAGGAGCGGGGGATTGCCCGCGTGGTGGGGGAGGGGTTTTCCCTGGACTTTGCCTCTTTAAAGGGGGAAATATCCCGTGACCTGGCAGGCCGGGACTTTACCGTAGATGCCATAGCCCTGACCCTGGACGGGCAGGTGGTGGACCCCTTCGGTGGGCGCGAAGACCTGGAGGACAGGCTTATCCGGGCCCTGGGCGAGCGGGCCTTTGAAGAGGATCCCGCCCGGCTCCTCCGGGCCGTGCGGCTGGCGGTGGAATTGGGCTTTGAGATTGATGGGAGGACCCAGGGCTGGATAAGCTCCCATGCCGGTGAACTCCGGAGGGTAGCAGGGGAGAGGTCCCGGGAGGAGCTGATGCGCCTCCTATCCCTGCCCGGGGCCAGGGAGGGGGTGGGGCTTCTGGACAGGCTGGGCCTTCTCCTGGTCCTCTTCCCGGAGCTGGGGGAGGAGAAGGGGGTGGTACAGCCCCCGGAGCACTACTGGGATGTCTATCGGCATTCGCTGGCTGCGGTGGGGGCGGTGGGGTTCCTCCTCCGCCAGGGCAACGGCTGGCCGGAGGAGGCCCTGGCGGAGGAGCCCTGGGGCCCCTTTCTGGAGGGGCATTTTGGGGGGCTTCTGGGGGGGTTTCCCCGCTCGTCCCACCTCAAGCTGACGGCTCTCCTCCACGATATAGGGAAGCCCCGGAAGAGGACAGAGGAGGGCGGGAGGATAAGGTTCATAGGCCATGCCCAGGAGGGGGCGGAAATGCTCCAGGCGGTAATGGAGCGGCTGCGTTTTTCCCGCCGGGAAACAGAGTTGGTGCAGACAATGGTCATCCACCACCTCCGCCCCGCCCAGATGGGCCGGGACGGTGAGCCCCCCACCCGCCGGGCCATCTACCGCTATTTCCGCGATACCGGTGAGGCGGGGATTGACACCCTCTTCCTCAGCCTGGCTGACCACCTGGCCACCCGGGGGCCCCTTCTGGATATGGCCGAGTGGCGGCGCCATGCTCAGGCCACGGCCTTCGCCCTGGAGGAGCACCTCCGCTCGCTCCGGGAGGTGCCGCCGCCCAAGCTGATTGACGGGTGTGACATAATGGAACTCTTCCACCTCCCCCCCGGCCCCATAATCGGGGAGCTTCTGGAGGGGTTGAGGGAGGCGCAGGCGGCGGGGGAGGTCAGCACCCGTGAGGAGGCCCTGGCCTGGGTGGAAAAACAGCTAAAGAAGGAAGGTAGCTGA
- the secD gene encoding protein translocase subunit SecD produces MKTATNIFVLLLILFSVWALLTPTIKIGGFERGGTKDLGMKLGLDLAGGTHVVLEADLTQLAPGQDPGEAMDGAMKIIERRTNAFGVAEATVQRQPAGNRVIVQLPGVKDVGQAIKLIGQTAKLDFRKQKLDETGQVVLDELGEPVWVPATGTMDDKDVHLTGAFLKPNSFVELTPTTNQPIVHFEWNAEGAQLFKQITTELLNMPLGIFLDNELVSDPVVRAVIEDKGIIEGIKLDEARLLAIQLNAGALPIPLKVVQQEDVDAFLGADSLKRSLQAGVVGLGLVMLFLILYYRLPGLLASLALLYYGALLLAIFKLLPVTLTLAGIAGFIVSLGMAVDANILIFERMKEELRGGVPLRGAIDRGFSRAWTAIRDSNITTFIACVVLYWFGSQFAAGQVMGFAVTLFLGVAVSMFTAVTVTRRLFGLALGAGADQTALYRI; encoded by the coding sequence ATGAAGACTGCCACCAATATTTTCGTCCTGCTCCTCATCCTCTTTTCAGTCTGGGCCCTGCTCACCCCCACTATCAAGATTGGGGGTTTTGAGCGAGGGGGGACCAAGGACCTCGGAATGAAGCTTGGCCTGGACCTGGCTGGAGGGACCCACGTGGTGCTGGAGGCCGACCTCACCCAGCTTGCACCTGGCCAGGACCCGGGGGAGGCAATGGATGGGGCCATGAAAATCATAGAGCGGCGAACCAACGCCTTTGGCGTGGCTGAGGCCACAGTCCAGCGCCAGCCGGCGGGCAACCGCGTTATCGTCCAGCTCCCCGGGGTGAAAGATGTGGGCCAGGCCATCAAGCTCATCGGCCAGACTGCCAAGCTGGACTTCCGCAAGCAGAAGCTGGATGAGACAGGCCAGGTGGTGCTGGATGAGTTGGGGGAGCCGGTGTGGGTCCCGGCCACGGGGACCATGGACGACAAAGATGTCCACCTCACCGGGGCCTTTCTCAAGCCCAACAGCTTTGTAGAGTTGACCCCCACTACCAACCAGCCCATCGTCCATTTTGAATGGAACGCCGAGGGGGCCCAGCTCTTCAAACAGATAACCACAGAGCTCCTCAACATGCCCCTGGGCATCTTCCTGGACAACGAGCTTGTCTCCGACCCCGTCGTGAGGGCGGTCATCGAGGACAAGGGGATAATAGAGGGGATCAAACTGGATGAGGCCCGCCTTCTGGCCATCCAGCTCAACGCCGGTGCCCTGCCTATCCCCCTGAAGGTGGTCCAGCAGGAGGATGTGGATGCCTTTCTGGGGGCCGATTCCCTGAAGAGAAGCCTCCAGGCCGGAGTGGTGGGGCTGGGGCTGGTGATGCTCTTCCTCATCCTGTATTACCGCCTTCCCGGCCTCCTGGCTTCTCTGGCCCTGCTCTATTACGGGGCATTACTCCTGGCCATTTTCAAACTCCTCCCCGTTACCCTCACCCTGGCGGGCATCGCTGGCTTTATCGTCTCCCTGGGCATGGCGGTGGATGCCAACATCCTCATCTTTGAGAGGATGAAGGAGGAACTGCGGGGGGGTGTGCCCCTGCGGGGGGCCATAGATAGGGGTTTCTCCCGGGCCTGGACCGCCATCCGGGATAGCAATATCACCACCTTTATTGCCTGTGTTGTCCTCTACTGGTTTGGCAGCCAGTTTGCCGCTGGCCAGGTGATGGGCTTTGCCGTTACCCTGTTCCTGGGGGTAGCGGTGAGCATGTTCACCGCCGTTACGGTAACGCGGCGTCTGTTCGGCCTGGCACTGGGCGCCGGGGCCGACCAGACGGCCCTCTACAGGATTTAG
- a CDS encoding DUF128 domain-containing protein translates to MIGQDRVEVERKIISILRVLRDSPELVGARVIARRLKGHGVELGERAVRYHLKIMDERGLTQLVGRDGRVLTLLGEEELQNALVGDKVGFVISKIESLAFRTTFDCKSRTGLVPMNISFFLRSDFKKALPAMKEAFEAGLCVSPLVAVARGGERLGDVLVPQGQVGFASVCSIVVNGCLLKVGIPMDSRFGGLLQIRDRKPYRFVELVEYSGSSLDPSEIFITSRMTSVLEVARKGEGKLLANFREVPALCRPLAEEVVVGLRKAGLGGLLVTGEVSEPCCQIPVSLNKVGVVLLGGLNPVAAAVESGIEVHSFAMSGVIDYQDLVNFREL, encoded by the coding sequence ATGATAGGGCAGGATAGGGTGGAGGTAGAGAGGAAAATTATCTCCATCCTCAGGGTGCTGCGGGACTCACCGGAGTTGGTGGGGGCCAGGGTTATTGCCCGCCGGCTCAAGGGTCACGGCGTGGAGCTGGGGGAGCGGGCGGTGCGCTACCACCTGAAGATTATGGATGAGAGGGGCCTCACCCAGCTTGTAGGCCGGGATGGCCGGGTCCTCACCCTACTGGGGGAGGAGGAGCTCCAGAATGCCCTGGTAGGGGATAAGGTGGGCTTCGTCATCTCCAAGATCGAGTCCCTGGCCTTCCGCACCACCTTTGACTGCAAGAGCCGCACCGGTCTGGTGCCCATGAATATCTCCTTTTTTCTCCGGAGCGACTTCAAGAAGGCCCTCCCGGCGATGAAGGAGGCCTTTGAGGCGGGTCTTTGCGTGAGCCCCCTGGTAGCTGTAGCCCGTGGGGGGGAGAGGTTAGGGGATGTCCTCGTCCCCCAGGGCCAGGTCGGCTTCGCCTCGGTATGTAGCATCGTCGTCAATGGCTGCCTGCTCAAGGTTGGCATTCCCATGGACTCCCGTTTCGGCGGCCTTCTCCAGATAAGGGACAGGAAGCCCTACCGCTTTGTTGAGCTGGTTGAATACTCGGGGTCTTCCCTGGACCCCTCGGAGATATTCATCACCAGCCGGATGACCAGTGTCCTGGAGGTAGCCAGGAAGGGGGAAGGGAAGCTCTTGGCCAACTTCAGGGAGGTCCCCGCCCTCTGCCGTCCCCTGGCGGAGGAGGTGGTGGTGGGATTGAGGAAGGCTGGACTGGGGGGCCTCCTGGTCACGGGGGAGGTAAGCGAGCCCTGCTGTCAGATACCGGTGAGCCTGAACAAGGTGGGGGTGGTCCTCCTGGGCGGCCTTAACCCGGTGGCTGCGGCGGTGGAATCGGGGATTGAAGTCCACAGTTTCGCTATGAGCGGGGTAATAGACTACCAGGACCTGGTCAACTTCCGGGAGCTATAG
- a CDS encoding PspC domain-containing protein has translation MEKKLTRSEKERILGGVCGGLAEYFGFDPTLVRLVFVLVALAGGAGILVYIVLWIIMPRRSQVEAGGVVGDNIEDIKKRLVELQGEAKAAVTGEKAEEWKRSGAFWVGVFLVALGLMFLLSSLDIVRWWRWAVLWPVVLILVGLLLVWRRR, from the coding sequence ATGGAGAAGAAGCTCACGCGGAGTGAGAAGGAGCGCATTCTGGGCGGGGTGTGCGGGGGGTTGGCGGAATACTTTGGCTTCGACCCCACCCTGGTACGGCTTGTCTTTGTCCTCGTGGCCCTGGCCGGCGGGGCGGGGATACTCGTGTATATCGTCCTCTGGATAATCATGCCCCGCCGCTCCCAGGTGGAGGCCGGGGGGGTGGTGGGAGATAACATAGAGGACATCAAGAAGCGCCTCGTGGAGTTGCAGGGCGAGGCAAAGGCGGCGGTAACCGGGGAGAAGGCCGAGGAGTGGAAGCGGAGTGGCGCTTTCTGGGTGGGGGTGTTTCTGGTTGCCCTGGGCCTCATGTTCCTCCTCTCCAGCCTGGACATCGTGCGGTGGTGGCGGTGGGCCGTACTCTGGCCTGTCGTTCTCATCCTGGTGGGCCTGCTCCTGGTGTGGCGAAGGCGCTAG
- the secF gene encoding protein translocase subunit SecF translates to MFNLARGRKWYFLISGVLAAFSLFFLLLPPGLHWGIEFTAGSTMTVRFQDVVEQADLRSALGEIGHPEAVIQKTGKGDFLLRLRAIDQEEKAQLEAGLRDRFGELTVLDFYLVSPVVAQEVRRNAAIAVAAAVAGILLYIAWAFRKMPSPLRWGACAVVALLHDVLIVLGAFAFLGRFFGVQVDALFITAVLSVLGYSDNNMVVVFDRIRENMKRGISKDFEAVVNRSLLDTVGRQLNTIITVVLTILAILLLGGVTIRFFMLALLIGVVVGTYSSLLLASQLLVAWERRWPTRR, encoded by the coding sequence ATGTTCAACCTAGCCCGGGGCCGCAAATGGTACTTCCTCATCTCGGGAGTCCTGGCCGCCTTTAGCCTCTTCTTCCTCCTCCTCCCACCCGGCCTGCACTGGGGGATTGAGTTCACCGCTGGCTCCACCATGACCGTCCGCTTTCAAGATGTGGTGGAGCAGGCCGACCTGCGGTCGGCCCTGGGAGAGATTGGCCACCCCGAGGCCGTTATCCAGAAGACCGGGAAGGGGGACTTCCTGCTGAGGTTGAGGGCGATAGACCAGGAAGAAAAGGCCCAGCTGGAGGCTGGGCTTAGAGACCGGTTTGGCGAGCTAACGGTGCTGGACTTCTATCTGGTCTCGCCGGTCGTCGCCCAGGAGGTAAGGCGGAACGCAGCCATTGCGGTGGCGGCGGCCGTAGCGGGCATCCTGCTTTACATCGCGTGGGCCTTCCGCAAGATGCCCAGCCCCTTGCGCTGGGGTGCCTGCGCCGTAGTGGCCCTTCTGCACGACGTGCTCATTGTCCTGGGAGCCTTTGCCTTCCTGGGGCGCTTCTTCGGCGTCCAGGTTGACGCGCTGTTTATCACCGCCGTCCTCTCCGTCCTCGGCTACAGCGATAACAACATGGTGGTGGTATTTGACCGCATCCGGGAGAATATGAAGAGGGGGATAAGCAAGGACTTTGAGGCAGTGGTGAACCGCAGCCTTCTGGATACCGTGGGCCGGCAGCTAAATACCATTATCACGGTTGTCCTGACCATCCTGGCCATTCTGCTCCTGGGCGGGGTGACCATCCGTTTCTTCATGCTGGCCCTGCTCATCGGGGTGGTGGTGGGGACCTACAGCTCCCTGCTCTTGGCCAGCCAGCTCCTGGTGGCCTGGGAGCGCCGCTGGCCGACCCGCAGGTAG
- a CDS encoding prepilin-type N-terminal cleavage/methylation domain-containing protein — MKRPNMNRGFTLIELLVVVGIMAALAAIVVPNVARFVGTGEDEGADWELNTLQSSMDTAITYFGFTTVEPSPVGGVSDFSSAGGGDIDEDAVGTAYLYGDLAGAFLRVRYAKYGPYQWDSAGRISRVP; from the coding sequence ATGAAAAGACCTAATATGAATAGGGGCTTCACCCTCATTGAGCTTCTGGTGGTCGTGGGGATTATGGCAGCCCTGGCCGCCATAGTGGTGCCCAATGTGGCCCGGTTCGTGGGCACGGGTGAGGACGAGGGGGCCGACTGGGAGCTGAATACCCTCCAGTCCTCCATGGATACCGCTATCACCTATTTCGGCTTTACCACCGTAGAACCTTCTCCGGTGGGAGGTGTTTCTGACTTCTCATCAGCCGGCGGGGGTGATATTGACGAAGATGCGGTGGGGACGGCCTACCTCTATGGGGATTTGGCGGGCGCCTTCTTGAGGGTGCGCTACGCTAAGTACGGCCCCTATCAGTGGGACAGCGCCGGACGCATCTCCAGAGTCCCCTAG
- the hemW gene encoding radical SAM family heme chaperone HemW: protein MTLGLYLHIPFCASRCRYCDFVTWAGKDHLIPAYLKALVREIEGFRGKGLVAKTIFFGGGTPSLLKAEEIGGFLKAFEGSSRVLPGAEITLEANPADGGLDYFKALLGLGVNRLSLGAQSFDDGELRLLGRRHRAGDTARTFAQAREAGLGNISLDLIYGLPGQGLGAFRHSLESALALGPEHLSLYALSLEEATPLEKAVSLGDLPAPDPDQQADMYLLAEALLDEAGYRHYELSNWARPGRECVHNIIYWEGGPYLGLGAGAHSYLMGVRSARVSSIEEYIQKVEAGESPVAESEEMGPEMERAEAMFLGLRLIEGIEGGAFARRFGGPPRSFFGPQIEELVGLGLLEEREGHLRLTPRGRLLANQVFCRFVG from the coding sequence GTGACCCTGGGCCTCTACTTACACATCCCATTCTGCGCCTCCCGCTGCCGATACTGCGACTTCGTTACCTGGGCAGGGAAAGACCACCTCATCCCCGCCTATCTAAAGGCCCTCGTCCGGGAGATAGAGGGCTTCCGGGGAAAGGGGCTGGTGGCAAAGACTATCTTTTTCGGGGGCGGCACCCCCAGCCTTCTGAAGGCGGAGGAAATCGGGGGCTTTCTCAAGGCGTTTGAGGGGAGTTCTCGGGTCCTTCCCGGGGCGGAGATAACCCTGGAGGCCAACCCGGCGGACGGGGGGCTGGACTACTTCAAAGCCCTGCTGGGGCTGGGGGTGAACCGCCTCAGCCTGGGGGCACAGAGCTTTGATGACGGGGAGCTGAGGCTCCTGGGCAGGAGGCACCGGGCCGGGGATACAGCCCGCACCTTCGCCCAGGCCCGCGAGGCTGGGCTGGGGAATATCAGCCTGGACCTTATCTACGGCCTCCCCGGGCAGGGGCTTGGGGCCTTCCGGCACAGCCTGGAGTCGGCCCTGGCGCTGGGGCCGGAGCACCTCTCCCTCTATGCCTTGAGCCTGGAGGAGGCGACCCCCCTGGAGAAGGCGGTCTCCCTGGGGGACCTCCCTGCCCCCGACCCCGACCAGCAGGCGGACATGTATCTCCTGGCAGAAGCGCTTCTTGACGAGGCCGGCTACCGGCACTATGAGCTTTCCAACTGGGCAAGGCCGGGGAGGGAGTGCGTCCATAACATCATCTACTGGGAGGGTGGCCCCTACCTGGGCCTGGGGGCGGGGGCACACTCCTACTTGATGGGCGTCCGCTCCGCCCGGGTCTCCTCAATAGAGGAATATATCCAGAAGGTGGAGGCGGGGGAGTCCCCCGTTGCGGAAAGCGAGGAGATGGGCCCGGAGATGGAGAGGGCGGAGGCCATGTTCCTGGGGCTCAGACTAATAGAGGGGATAGAGGGCGGGGCCTTCGCCCGGCGCTTTGGCGGGCCGCCCCGGTCATTCTTCGGCCCGCAGATAGAGGAGCTTGTGGGCCTGGGCCTCCTGGAAGAAAGGGAAGGCCATCTGCGCCTCACCCCCCGCGGCCGCCTCCTCGCCAACCAGGTCTTCTGCCGCTTCGTGGGGTAG